A single Lycorma delicatula isolate Av1 chromosome 12, ASM4794821v1, whole genome shotgun sequence DNA region contains:
- the LOC142332841 gene encoding facilitated trehalose transporter Tret1-like isoform X2 produces MMIKLLNNGAVHQYMAGITCSITLAIMNSAIDWSAPAIPKIRNNETQLKLTDSEISWMVSSLYIGNLIGPIPAGYLMDLFGRKTTLLYASLFPIVSWVTMLIAKYPYQVYFARLLFGIKIGFIYTIVPNYIAEISEPKIRGSLSSSMQIMSNVAAIYEYSIGPYVSYEILIYASLLIPLVFVLTFIWMPESPYHSVMINKDNKAKKTLTWLHCNKSEEEIEKQLTIIKYSVKEQMKSKPTFKVLISTKGNVKALIIAILISIGQRLTGIGALMAYSSVTIPENSIPNFAKNQCVTLLGIIWFLTSVSSTYIVYRHKRRTLLIISGIGCGSSTLLASIWFFVEEKTTYSDFSDKIRWLPYISFILHAIFYAIGVGPIGASLRGELFPANIKGNASAICSISLAITSFMITKSYLIVANYYGMYLNFLFFGLSCFAIVIFTEFYVIETYGKSLQEIQDELNGLQK; encoded by the exons ATGatgattaaattactaaataatggTGCAGTACATCAATACATGGCTGGAattactt GTTCAATAACATTAGCTATAATGAATTCAGCGATCGATTGGTCAGCACCGGCCATACCAAAAATAAGGAATAATGAAACGCAATTAAAATTAACGGATTCAGAAATTTCTTGGATGGTATCATCATTATATATTGGTAATTTAATAGGACCGATACCGGCCGGTTACTTGATGGatttatttggaagaaaaacaACACTATTATATGCGTCGTTATTTCCAATAGTATCTTGGGTTACAATGTTAATAGCAAAATATCCCTATCAAGTATATTTTGCACGATTATTATTCGgaataaaaataggttttatttatacaatagtaCCAAATTACATAGCTGAAATATCAGAACCAAAGATACGCGGTTCGCTGAGCAGTTCTATGCAAATTATGTCAAATGTTGCCGCAATATATGAATATTCAATAGGACCGTATGTTAGTTACGAAATATTAATTTACGCTTCGTTATTAATACCGTTGGTGTTTGTACTAACATTTATATGGATGCCTGAATCACCTTATCATAGCGTAATGattaacaaagataataaagccaaaaaaacattaacatgGTTACACTGTAATAAAAGcgaagaagaaattgaaaaacaattaacgataataaaatattctgtaaaagaaCAAATGAAATCTAAACCtacatttaaagttttaatatctaCAAAAGGTAATGTAAAAGCATTAATAATAGCGATACTTATTTCTATAGGTCAAAGATTAACCGGTATCGGTGCACTTATGGCATATTCATCGGTAACTATACCAGAAAATTCTATaccaaattttgcaaaaaatcaaTGCGTCACACTTTTAGGGATAATTTGGTTTTTAACGTCCGTTTCATCAACATATATAGTGTATCGTCATAAACGAAGAACCTTATTAATTATATCGGGTATCGGATGCGGCTCGTCGACTTTATTGGCTAGTATTTGGTTTTTTGttgaagaaaaaacaacataCTCTGATTTCAGTGATAAAATACGATGGTTGCCGTATATATCGTTCATACTTCACGCCATATTTTACGCGATCGGTGTCGGACCGATCGGTGCATCACTGCGAGGTGAATTATTTCCAGCAAATATTAAAGGAAATGCATCGGCAATATGTTCAATTTCTTTAGCGATCACATCATTTATGATAACTAAATCGTATCTAATTGTCGCTAATTATTAcggaatgtatttaaattttttattttttggtttatcttGTTTTGCAATAGTTATATTCACTGAATTTTATGTCATTGAAACGTATGGAAAATCTTTACAAGAAATTCAAGATGAACTTAatggattacaaaaataa
- the LOC142332841 gene encoding facilitated trehalose transporter Tret1-like isoform X1 codes for MTIINLSGRVFRQYIAGLTCSLSVVILGTAIGWPSPSIPKLKGNETQVQVNDIVLTWMVSLLYFANILSPIPCGYLMDRFGRKATLLYLTVFPITSWIVLLYASDPYHLYIGRFIGGLSFGVVYTVLPIYLAEISEPKIRGSLSNSISMMTLVGALYVYAIGPYVHYRTLIYSCLTVPVLFIITFMWMPESPYYLIMKNDRESAKKSLTWLRCDKAEEDIDKELSIIDIATQEQMKQRGKYKDLLSTNGSKKALIIVQVLAVAQRLTGIGALMAYSSITIPKNSIPGVSLNELITFLGLVWFLSGVAASFLVDRLGRKCLLIVSCVGCGLSTLSTSVWFYLHQKTNIAVDDLTFIPYTSFIFHALFYSLGIGPIGTSIKGELFPANIKSKASAVTTIVLAATSFVLNKSYLIIADNFGMYLNYLIFAVVCFSAVIFVAVYVIETKGKSLDDIQNELNGITKNKSNNNNNNNNDNI; via the exons ATGACAATTATTAATCTATCAGGAAGAGTATTCCGGCAATATATAGCTGGATTAActt GTTCTTTATCGGTAGTAATACTTGGAACAGCTATAGGATGGCCGTCACCATCGATACCGAAATTAAAAGGCAATGAAACACAAGTACAAGTAAACGATATAGTATTAACGTGGATGGTATCGTTGTTATATTTTGCGAACATTTTAAGTCCGATACCGTGCGGTTATTTAATGGACAGATTCGGAAGAAAAGCGACGTTActatatttaacagtatttccTATAACATCGTGGATCGTTTTATTATATGCGAGCGATCCGTATCACTTGTACATAGGACGTTTTATAGGCGGTCTATCGTTCGGTGTAGTTTATACAGTATTACCGATATATTTAGCCGAAATATCGGAACCAAAAATACGGGGTTCGTTAAGTAATTCGATATCGATGATGACATTAGTCGGTGCGCTTTACGTGTACGCGATCGGACCTTACGTCCATTATAGAACGTTAATTTATTCGTGTTTGACGGTAccggttttatttataataacattcaTGTGGATGCCGGAATCGCCGTATTATCTCATAATGAAAAACGACCGTGAAAGCGCTAAAAAGTCACTAACGTGGCTTCGTTGCGATAAAGCCGAAGAAGATATCGACAAAGAGTTATCGATCATAGATATCGCTACCCAAGAACAAATGAAACAAAGAGGTAAATATAAAGATCTATTATCTACAAACGGTAGCAAAAAGGCTTTAATAATCGTTCAAGTACTGGCGGTTGCTCAGAGATTAACGGGCATCGGTGCGCTTATGGCGTACTCGTCGATAACTATACCGAAAAATTCTATACCTGGAGTATCGTTAAACGAATTAATAACCTTTTTAGGTTTGGTATGGTTTCTTTCAGGCGTAGCCGCATCGTTTTTAGTCGACAGATTGGGTCGTAAATGTTTACTTATAGTTTCGTGCGTCGGATGCGGTTTGTCGACGTTATCGACGAGCGTAtggttttatttacatcaaaagaCAAATATAGCGGTAGACGATTTAACCTTTATACCGTACACGTCATTTATATTCCACGCCTTATTTTATTCGCTAGGTATCGGACCGATCGGCACATCCATTAAAGGCGAACTGTTTCCGGCGAACATTAAAAGTAAAGCTTCCGCCGTAACAACTATTGTATTAGCGGCTACATCCTTCGTCTTAAATAAATCGTACCTGATTATCGCCGATAATTTCGgaatgtatttgaattatttgatATTCGCTGTGGTTTGTTTCTCTGCTGTAATTTTTGTAGCGGTATACGTTATAGAAACAAAAGGTAAATCGTTAGACGATATTCAAAACGAACTGAATGgaataactaaaaacaaatctaacaacaacaacaacaacaataacgaTAACATATAA